One window of Arthrobacter oryzae genomic DNA carries:
- a CDS encoding lysophospholipid acyltransferase family protein gives MFYWFMKTFVLGPVLKLLFRPWVKGLDNVPADGAAILASNHLSFSDSIFMPLMVPRPVIFLAKSEYFTGTGLKGRLTALFFRLTNQLPMDRSGGAASAASLNAGMDVLSHGSLLGIYPEGTRSPDSRLYRGKVGVAKLALQARVPVIPVAMIGTDKVQPIGKRMPNIRRIGMIFGEPLDFSRYYGMEDDRLIQRSVTDEIMYELMRLSGQEYVDEYAAVVKLRLAGKPTSDGTGSGDGAGAGGTGPAEPGKA, from the coding sequence GTGTTTTATTGGTTCATGAAGACGTTCGTCCTGGGGCCGGTGCTCAAGCTCCTGTTCCGGCCCTGGGTCAAGGGGCTGGACAACGTTCCGGCCGACGGCGCCGCCATCCTGGCTTCCAACCACCTGTCGTTCTCCGACTCCATCTTCATGCCCCTGATGGTCCCTCGTCCCGTGATCTTCCTGGCCAAGTCGGAGTACTTCACCGGCACCGGGCTCAAGGGCCGGCTGACGGCACTCTTCTTCCGCCTGACAAACCAGCTCCCCATGGACCGGTCCGGGGGAGCGGCCTCCGCGGCTTCGCTCAACGCCGGCATGGACGTCCTCTCGCACGGGTCGCTGCTGGGCATTTATCCGGAAGGAACCCGCAGCCCCGATTCGAGGCTTTACCGCGGCAAGGTCGGTGTCGCCAAGCTCGCCCTGCAGGCTAGGGTTCCGGTGATCCCCGTTGCGATGATCGGGACGGACAAGGTCCAGCCGATCGGCAAACGGATGCCGAACATCAGGCGCATCGGCATGATCTTCGGCGAACCGCTGGATTTCAGCCGCTACTACGGGATGGAAGATGACCGCCTGATCCAGCGGTCCGTCACCGACGAAATCATGTATGAACTCATGCGCCTGTCCGGGCAGGAGTATGTGGACGAATACGCGGCGGTGGTCAAACTGCGGCTGGCGGGCAAACCCACCAGTGACGGCACCGGTTCAGGCGACGGCGCCGGCGCCGGCGGCACCGGGCCCGCGGAGCCCGGAAAAGCGTGA
- a CDS encoding class II 3-deoxy-7-phosphoheptulonate synthase has protein sequence MTELSAKPASLLTSTAQSGAANYPGLDHWRELPVSQQPSWQNKEVFDASVKELSVLPPLVFAGEVDILRERLAAAAQGKAFLLQGGDCAETFEAATADKISARVKTILQMAVVLTYGAAMPVIKMGRMAGQFAKPRSSNDETRDGVTLPAYRGDIVNGYDFTPESRAHDAGRMLKAYHTSASTLNLIRAFTQGGFADLRLVHHWNKGFTENPAHARYESLARDIDRAIKFMASCGADFEALKRVEFFASHEALLLDYERALTRIDSRTGLPYDTSAHFLWIGERTRELDHAHVDFLSRVRNPIGVKLGPKTSGDDALRLIDKLDPDREPGRLTFITRMGAGNIREKLPAIVEKVTASGAQVLWVTDPMHGNTVTSPNGYKTRNFDDVIDEVRGFFEVHHSLGTVPGGLHVEMTGDDVAECLGGADPIDQEAFLDRYESVCDPRLNHMQSLEMAFLVAGALSKR, from the coding sequence GTGACTGAGCTATCTGCAAAACCTGCCTCCCTGCTGACCAGTACTGCCCAGAGCGGTGCCGCCAACTATCCGGGACTGGACCACTGGCGGGAACTGCCGGTTTCCCAGCAGCCCAGCTGGCAAAACAAAGAGGTTTTTGACGCCTCCGTGAAGGAACTCTCCGTCCTTCCGCCGCTTGTCTTCGCCGGCGAGGTGGACATCCTTCGCGAAAGGCTCGCGGCTGCTGCGCAGGGCAAGGCGTTCCTGCTCCAGGGCGGGGATTGCGCCGAAACGTTCGAGGCAGCAACGGCGGACAAGATCAGCGCGAGGGTGAAGACCATCCTGCAGATGGCCGTCGTCCTGACATACGGCGCTGCGATGCCGGTCATCAAAATGGGCCGCATGGCGGGACAGTTCGCCAAGCCGCGCTCCTCCAACGACGAAACGCGCGACGGGGTGACCCTCCCGGCCTACCGGGGCGACATCGTCAACGGCTACGATTTCACGCCGGAATCCCGTGCCCACGACGCCGGCCGGATGCTGAAGGCCTATCACACGTCGGCTTCCACGCTGAACCTCATCCGGGCCTTCACGCAGGGCGGCTTCGCTGACCTGCGCCTGGTGCACCACTGGAACAAGGGCTTCACCGAGAACCCGGCCCACGCCCGCTACGAGTCACTGGCACGCGACATTGACCGGGCCATCAAGTTCATGGCTTCCTGCGGCGCCGACTTCGAGGCCTTGAAGCGCGTCGAGTTCTTCGCGAGCCACGAGGCGCTGCTGCTTGACTACGAGCGCGCCCTGACCCGCATTGATTCCCGCACGGGACTCCCGTACGACACCTCGGCGCATTTCCTCTGGATCGGCGAACGCACCCGCGAACTGGACCACGCCCACGTCGACTTCCTGTCCCGCGTCCGCAACCCGATCGGCGTCAAGCTGGGCCCCAAGACCTCCGGGGACGACGCCCTAAGGCTCATCGACAAACTGGACCCGGACCGCGAACCCGGCCGGCTGACCTTCATCACCCGGATGGGCGCGGGCAACATCCGTGAGAAGCTCCCCGCCATCGTTGAGAAGGTCACGGCCTCCGGCGCGCAGGTTCTGTGGGTCACCGACCCCATGCACGGCAATACCGTCACATCGCCCAACGGCTACAAGACCCGCAACTTCGACGACGTCATCGACGAAGTGCGCGGCTTCTTTGAGGTCCATCACTCGCTGGGAACCGTTCCGGGCGGCCTGCATGTCGAGATGACCGGGGACGACGTGGCGGAGTGCCTCGGCGGCGCCGACCCCATCGACCAGGAAGCCTTCCTGGACCGCTACGAATCAGTCTGCGATCCGCGGCTGAACCACATGCAGTCCTTGGAGATGGCCTTCCTTGTCGCAGGGGCGCTGTCCAAGCGCTGA
- a CDS encoding Stk1 family PASTA domain-containing Ser/Thr kinase encodes MQEKVSDSLVGTLVDNRYRVQSRLARGGMSTVYLATDQRLERDVALKVLHPHLVNDGNFLDRLGREAKAAAKLSHAHVVGVLDQGSDGHTAYLVMEYIKGHTLRDVIKEKGALSPRLALALIDPVVEGLGAAHAAGLIHRDIKPENVLIADDGRIKVGDFGLARAVTTSTSTGALIGTVAYLSPELVLGRQADARSDIYSVGIMLYEMLTGKQPFDGEVPIQVAYQHVNSSVEAPSAVVPGLAAEVDELVQWCTARDPEQRPVDGNALLAELRHIRTNLTDAELDLQPPAAIAAVAHAPAGLRPPGPPPATPPSGKEQSGPQSPGRQDQTEILSAGQHPTEIITRQSNPTTVLSASGRRPGQFGALAAPSDPEPAFGDADDDGPDTAVPLSKRALRKQDRDAARAQSKAASTPVRSLREGNPRRRGILWIIILVIAALLATGAGWFFGMGPGSPGTIPRVANKTVAEAQQLLGTAGFQSTTKDVFDDDIRSGLVVGTEPEAGREIRKFQVVSLFVSKGPQLFPLPGMAGKSLDEAKNDLNRAEMALGTVTETYNETEPAGTVLAQDPAAATPARRGTPVSLTVSKGPEPIAVPDVRGQEQGAAVKALEAAGLTAVISPETVNDKKVPKGAVVAQDPSSGTLTRGKPVTLTVSKGPKLVEVPSYIGKQAGDARKALEKLGFEVRVNNILGGFFGTVRDQDPVNEQVPEGSVITLTVV; translated from the coding sequence GTGCAGGAAAAAGTGTCGGACTCCCTCGTTGGAACGCTGGTGGACAACCGCTACCGGGTTCAGTCCAGGCTGGCGCGCGGCGGCATGTCCACCGTTTACCTTGCTACGGACCAGAGGCTGGAGCGCGACGTTGCACTCAAGGTCCTGCATCCGCACCTCGTCAATGACGGCAACTTCCTGGACAGGCTGGGCCGGGAGGCAAAAGCGGCGGCCAAGCTGTCCCATGCCCATGTGGTGGGCGTCCTTGACCAGGGCAGCGACGGGCACACTGCCTACCTGGTGATGGAGTACATCAAGGGCCACACGCTCCGGGACGTCATCAAGGAGAAGGGGGCGTTGTCGCCCCGGCTCGCACTGGCACTGATCGACCCCGTGGTGGAAGGACTCGGAGCCGCCCACGCGGCGGGACTGATCCACCGGGACATCAAACCTGAAAACGTGCTGATCGCCGACGACGGCCGGATCAAGGTCGGTGACTTCGGCCTGGCCCGCGCGGTCACCACCTCAACGAGCACCGGCGCTCTGATCGGCACTGTGGCCTACCTGTCACCGGAGCTTGTGCTCGGCAGGCAGGCGGACGCCCGCAGCGATATCTACTCGGTGGGCATCATGCTGTACGAAATGCTCACCGGCAAGCAGCCGTTCGACGGCGAGGTCCCCATCCAGGTGGCCTATCAGCACGTGAATTCCTCGGTGGAGGCCCCCTCGGCGGTGGTTCCGGGGCTGGCTGCCGAAGTGGACGAACTGGTGCAGTGGTGCACGGCAAGGGACCCCGAACAGCGCCCGGTGGACGGCAACGCGCTCCTCGCGGAGCTCAGGCACATCCGTACCAACCTGACCGACGCGGAACTTGATCTCCAGCCCCCTGCGGCCATCGCCGCCGTCGCCCATGCTCCGGCGGGCCTCCGCCCGCCTGGACCCCCTCCCGCCACCCCTCCGTCCGGCAAAGAGCAGTCCGGGCCGCAGTCCCCCGGCCGCCAGGACCAAACGGAAATCCTGTCCGCCGGGCAACATCCCACCGAAATCATCACCCGCCAAAGCAATCCCACGACGGTGCTTTCGGCGTCGGGACGGCGGCCGGGCCAGTTCGGCGCACTGGCTGCCCCCTCGGACCCGGAACCCGCTTTCGGGGACGCAGACGATGACGGGCCGGACACCGCCGTCCCCCTGAGCAAACGGGCGCTCCGCAAACAGGACCGCGACGCCGCACGGGCGCAGTCGAAGGCGGCATCAACCCCGGTGCGGTCCCTCCGCGAAGGGAACCCCCGTCGTCGCGGCATCCTCTGGATCATCATCCTGGTGATCGCCGCCCTGCTGGCAACGGGCGCCGGCTGGTTCTTCGGCATGGGCCCCGGCTCGCCCGGGACCATTCCCCGGGTTGCCAACAAAACCGTGGCCGAGGCCCAGCAACTGCTGGGCACCGCGGGGTTCCAGTCCACCACCAAGGACGTATTCGACGACGACATCCGGTCCGGTCTCGTCGTGGGCACTGAGCCTGAAGCGGGGCGGGAAATCCGCAAGTTCCAGGTGGTGTCGCTGTTCGTTTCCAAGGGGCCCCAGCTCTTTCCCCTGCCAGGAATGGCGGGAAAGTCCCTGGACGAGGCAAAGAACGATCTCAACAGGGCCGAGATGGCCTTGGGCACCGTCACGGAGACCTACAACGAAACTGAGCCGGCAGGTACCGTCCTCGCCCAGGACCCGGCGGCTGCCACCCCCGCCCGGCGTGGCACGCCCGTCAGCCTGACCGTCTCCAAGGGACCCGAACCCATTGCCGTCCCGGACGTGCGCGGCCAGGAGCAGGGTGCGGCGGTCAAGGCCCTTGAGGCCGCGGGACTGACGGCCGTCATTTCGCCCGAAACGGTCAACGACAAGAAGGTACCCAAGGGGGCCGTCGTGGCGCAGGACCCGTCGTCCGGTACGCTCACCCGGGGCAAGCCTGTCACCCTCACTGTGTCCAAGGGCCCCAAGCTCGTGGAGGTTCCCAGCTACATCGGCAAACAGGCCGGTGATGCCCGCAAGGCTTTGGAGAAACTCGGATTCGAAGTCCGGGTGAACAACATCCTGGGCGGATTTTTCGGAACAGTGCGGGACCAGGACCCGGTAAACGAACAGGTGCCCGAGGGTTCCGTCATCACGCTCACCGTCGTCTGA
- a CDS encoding lytic transglycosylase domain-containing protein, whose product MTTPRSPKQHPRPSLPMIAATTAALPAVVLSSLAIAQPAAAESRPRTVPATLAAAMQAQEAALKSGVIPAGSVSTSLPASLRPAQPSAPAEYTIARGDTISSIAGRYGLDTYAILKLNNLQPNTVIYPGQKIKLTGSASAPAPSAKPAAPALASSGGSVYTVKSGDTLGAISARHGVKLSEVLSWNGLNMNSVIHPGQKIKIGSGQASAPAASTPAAKPAPAAAPAASSGSYTVKSGDTLSAIAAKHGVKLSEILSANKLTMSSVIYPGNKLVIPGASIQPAASVTPLVPSSFLGFTYPAAVVSSANQNKALLNASPVPSREQMKSIVADTARRMGVDPSLALAFAYQESGFDQRAVSPANAIGTMQVIPTSGEWASDLVGRTLNLLDPYDNATAGVAIIRQLTRTSKDMDHAIAGYYQGQYSVSKYGMYDDTKAYVAAIKAHKKNFS is encoded by the coding sequence ATGACCACGCCCCGATCGCCAAAGCAGCACCCCAGGCCGAGCCTGCCTATGATTGCGGCGACCACGGCCGCCCTTCCCGCAGTAGTCCTCTCTTCGCTGGCCATCGCGCAGCCGGCAGCGGCGGAATCGCGCCCGCGCACCGTGCCCGCGACCCTGGCGGCTGCCATGCAGGCCCAGGAAGCGGCACTGAAGTCCGGCGTCATTCCGGCCGGATCAGTGTCCACCTCCCTCCCCGCCTCGCTCCGGCCCGCCCAGCCCTCCGCGCCGGCGGAATACACTATTGCGCGCGGTGACACCATCAGCAGCATTGCAGGTCGCTACGGCCTCGACACTTACGCCATCCTGAAGCTGAACAACCTGCAGCCGAACACCGTTATTTACCCGGGGCAGAAGATCAAGCTGACCGGTTCGGCTTCCGCTCCGGCCCCCTCCGCCAAGCCGGCGGCCCCCGCCCTGGCCAGTTCCGGGGGGAGCGTTTACACCGTTAAGTCCGGTGACACCCTTGGCGCCATCTCCGCACGGCACGGCGTCAAGCTGTCCGAGGTGTTGAGCTGGAACGGCCTCAACATGAACTCGGTCATCCACCCGGGTCAGAAAATCAAGATCGGCAGCGGCCAGGCCTCGGCGCCGGCTGCTTCGACCCCCGCGGCCAAGCCCGCTCCTGCGGCGGCTCCTGCTGCCAGCTCGGGCTCTTACACGGTGAAGTCCGGAGATACGCTCTCCGCCATCGCCGCCAAGCACGGGGTCAAGCTGTCAGAGATCCTGTCCGCGAACAAGCTGACCATGAGCAGCGTGATCTACCCCGGCAACAAGCTGGTCATCCCCGGCGCTTCGATCCAGCCGGCCGCGAGCGTCACTCCCCTGGTACCCAGTTCATTCCTCGGCTTCACCTACCCGGCCGCCGTGGTCTCCTCCGCCAACCAGAACAAGGCACTGCTCAACGCTTCGCCAGTACCCTCCAGGGAACAGATGAAGTCGATCGTCGCGGACACGGCACGCCGCATGGGCGTGGATCCTTCCCTGGCCCTGGCCTTCGCCTACCAGGAGTCCGGCTTCGACCAGCGCGCTGTCTCGCCGGCCAACGCCATCGGCACCATGCAGGTCATCCCGACGTCGGGCGAATGGGCCTCAGACCTCGTGGGCCGCACGCTGAACCTGCTCGATCCCTATGACAACGCTACCGCCGGTGTAGCCATCATCCGCCAGCTGACCCGCACCAGCAAGGACATGGACCACGCCATTGCCGGCTACTACCAGGGCCAGTACTCCGTCAGCAAATACGGCATGTACGACGACACCAAGGCGTACGTTGCAGCGATCAAGGCGCACAAAAAGAACTTCAGCTGA
- a CDS encoding Rv2175c family DNA-binding protein, whose translation MSTVESLVGDWLPLPDVAEMMNVSITKVHGLLDEKALVALRVGERRIRSVPADFMQDGHPVESLKGTIVVLSDAGYSDEELITWLFTPDESLRGRPIDALREGRKTEIRRRAQSLAW comes from the coding sequence GTGAGTACTGTAGAAAGCCTTGTAGGCGACTGGCTGCCGCTGCCCGACGTTGCAGAAATGATGAACGTTTCCATCACGAAGGTCCACGGATTATTGGACGAAAAAGCGCTGGTGGCCCTCAGGGTCGGCGAACGTCGAATCAGGTCCGTACCCGCCGACTTTATGCAGGACGGCCATCCGGTCGAAAGCCTGAAAGGGACCATCGTGGTCCTGTCCGATGCCGGCTATTCCGACGAGGAACTCATTACCTGGCTCTTTACTCCGGACGAATCACTTCGGGGCCGCCCGATTGACGCACTGCGCGAAGGCCGTAAAACGGAGATCCGCCGCCGGGCACAGTCCCTCGCCTGGTAG
- a CDS encoding polyprenyl synthetase family protein, with translation MTVAEQLRLEQTAFVAAVAGKLTDFLATRQSVMSAISQDIDPLMGSISNLVTGGKRLRALMCYWGWRGAGGEAAATEVVTAGSALELFQAAALIHDDIIDRSDTRRGGPSVHRRFSQLHEAQGWALDSERFGHAAAILTGDLCLSFSEETFTEIGEAAASGSRARLIFNLMRAEVMAGQYLDILEEVAGPMRDRAGAVSRAQSIIRFKSAKYSTEHPLALGGALAGASDELLRGYSAFALPLGEAFQLRDDVLGVFGDPVTTGKPAGDDLREGKRTVLVAFALDQASPAESSFLDARLGSPDLSDGDVEEIRRIIVDCGALQATEVLIEEFGRAAFTELDLLPLEDLPKTALRKLAEATVSRAA, from the coding sequence GTGACGGTCGCAGAGCAGCTGCGCCTGGAGCAGACGGCCTTCGTGGCCGCCGTCGCCGGCAAGCTCACTGATTTCCTTGCCACCCGCCAGTCGGTGATGTCCGCCATCTCCCAGGACATCGATCCGCTGATGGGCTCTATCTCAAACCTGGTCACCGGCGGCAAACGGCTGCGTGCCCTGATGTGCTACTGGGGCTGGCGCGGCGCCGGTGGCGAGGCTGCTGCCACGGAAGTGGTTACTGCCGGATCCGCCCTGGAACTTTTCCAGGCGGCGGCACTGATCCACGATGACATCATCGACCGTTCGGATACGCGGCGCGGAGGCCCCAGTGTTCACCGCCGCTTCAGCCAACTGCATGAAGCGCAGGGCTGGGCCCTGGACAGTGAACGGTTCGGCCACGCCGCAGCCATCCTGACCGGCGACCTCTGCCTCTCCTTCAGCGAGGAGACGTTCACCGAAATAGGCGAGGCGGCAGCATCGGGCAGCCGGGCACGGCTGATCTTCAACCTGATGCGGGCCGAAGTGATGGCCGGGCAATACCTTGACATCCTGGAAGAAGTGGCCGGCCCCATGCGCGACCGCGCCGGAGCTGTCAGCCGGGCCCAGTCAATCATCCGGTTCAAGTCGGCGAAGTATTCGACTGAGCACCCGCTGGCCCTCGGAGGAGCACTGGCGGGCGCGTCCGATGAACTGCTCCGCGGCTATTCCGCATTCGCCTTGCCGCTCGGCGAAGCCTTCCAGCTCCGTGACGATGTACTCGGAGTCTTCGGTGATCCGGTTACCACCGGGAAGCCGGCCGGCGATGACCTGAGGGAAGGCAAACGAACGGTCCTGGTTGCCTTCGCCCTCGACCAGGCGTCTCCGGCGGAGTCCAGCTTCCTCGATGCACGACTCGGAAGCCCGGACCTGTCCGACGGCGACGTGGAGGAAATCCGGCGCATCATTGTGGACTGCGGTGCGCTCCAGGCCACTGAAGTCCTGATTGAGGAATTCGGCCGAGCAGCCTTCACGGAACTGGACCTGCTGCCGCTGGAAGACCTGCCTAAGACGGCCCTGCGGAAACTGGCCGAGGCAACGGTCAGCCGCGCCGCCTGA
- the dinB gene encoding DNA polymerase IV codes for MHVDMDAFFVSVELRSRPELRGRPVIVGYPADRSVVLSASYEARKFGVKSAMPMAVAARMCPSAVIIEPRHKLYYEVSAQLMAIFGSITDLVEPLSVDEAFLDVGGAIRRLGSPREIGGIIRRRVHEELGITASVGIAASKFVAKIASTRCKPDGLLLIGPDETVAYLHSLPVNALWGVGAKTGEVLARMGIRTVADVAATPPSALKKLLGASGEHVYRLSWGIDPRPVTPVRLEKSIGAEETFAVDTSDDVLLHRELLRLSHRTAERLRSTGMVARTISLKLRYTDFSTITRSRTVHAPVDSAQLIYAVAVQLLESLGPRAMTVRLVGVRAEQLEDAAQTSLQLSFDRRDDNWRAAEQALDRVAAKFGSKSVLPARLLDPHSAAD; via the coding sequence ATGCATGTGGACATGGACGCCTTCTTCGTCTCGGTGGAACTTCGGAGCCGTCCTGAGCTGCGCGGAAGACCGGTGATTGTTGGTTACCCGGCGGACCGTTCGGTCGTGCTTTCCGCTTCCTATGAGGCCCGGAAATTCGGTGTCAAATCCGCGATGCCCATGGCGGTGGCGGCGCGCATGTGCCCCTCGGCGGTCATTATCGAGCCACGGCACAAGCTCTACTACGAGGTTTCTGCCCAGCTGATGGCAATCTTCGGCTCGATTACGGACCTGGTGGAGCCGCTGAGCGTGGACGAAGCCTTCCTTGACGTCGGCGGGGCGATCCGGCGGCTCGGGAGCCCCCGGGAGATCGGCGGGATCATCCGGCGGCGCGTGCATGAAGAGCTCGGCATCACAGCCTCCGTGGGAATAGCGGCCAGCAAATTCGTGGCCAAGATCGCGTCCACCCGCTGCAAGCCGGACGGGCTCCTGCTGATCGGCCCGGATGAAACCGTTGCCTACTTGCACAGTCTTCCGGTTAACGCGCTGTGGGGTGTGGGAGCGAAGACGGGAGAGGTGCTGGCCCGCATGGGAATCCGCACCGTGGCTGATGTTGCCGCTACCCCGCCGTCCGCACTGAAAAAGCTGCTCGGCGCATCGGGGGAGCACGTGTACCGGCTCTCCTGGGGAATCGATCCCCGGCCTGTGACTCCGGTCCGCCTGGAGAAGAGCATCGGTGCCGAGGAAACGTTTGCCGTGGACACTTCCGACGACGTACTCCTGCACCGCGAGCTGCTGCGCCTGTCGCACCGCACCGCCGAGCGTCTCCGAAGCACAGGGATGGTGGCCAGGACCATCTCCCTTAAGCTCCGCTACACCGACTTTTCCACCATCACGCGCAGCAGGACGGTGCACGCCCCGGTGGACAGTGCGCAATTGATCTATGCCGTGGCCGTGCAGCTCCTCGAATCGCTCGGTCCACGGGCCATGACGGTCCGCTTGGTCGGTGTCAGGGCCGAGCAACTCGAGGACGCTGCCCAGACCTCGCTCCAGCTGAGCTTTGACCGCCGTGATGATAACTGGCGGGCGGCGGAACAAGCCCTGGACAGGGTGGCGGCGAAGTTCGGCTCGAAATCGGTGCTCCCTGCGCGGCTTCTGGACCCTCATAGCGCCGCTGACTAA
- a CDS encoding DUF3040 domain-containing protein yields the protein MPLSEHEQKLLEQLEKQLHEDDPKFANSMGSDPGRNWSTRHIVIGVLATLAGVLLLLVGVSLQNIFVGVLGFIVMGAGVYFATMRSSAAGKAKSTGGKKSGKGRSSFMSGLEERWDERRRGEP from the coding sequence ATGCCGCTCTCGGAGCACGAACAGAAGTTGCTCGAGCAGCTGGAGAAGCAGCTGCACGAGGACGACCCGAAGTTTGCCAACTCAATGGGATCGGATCCGGGCCGTAACTGGTCCACGCGCCATATCGTGATCGGCGTGCTGGCCACCTTGGCCGGTGTCCTCCTCCTGCTGGTGGGCGTATCACTTCAGAACATTTTTGTCGGTGTCCTCGGATTCATTGTGATGGGAGCCGGAGTCTATTTCGCAACGATGCGTAGCTCCGCCGCCGGCAAGGCAAAATCGACTGGCGGTAAGAAAAGCGGCAAGGGGCGGAGCTCCTTCATGAGCGGCCTCGAAGAACGCTGGGACGAACGCCGCCGCGGCGAACCGTAA
- the mraZ gene encoding division/cell wall cluster transcriptional repressor MraZ produces MFLGTHSPRLDEKGRIILPAKFREELASGLVLTRGQERCIYVFSEREFERIHEQMREAPISSKQTRDYIRVFLSGASDEVPDKQGRVTIPPALRAYAGLGRELAVIGAGSRAEIWDAQAWNEYLAEKETSFSETDDAIPGIF; encoded by the coding sequence ATGTTTCTTGGCACTCACTCGCCGCGTCTGGACGAAAAGGGGCGAATCATCCTCCCAGCGAAGTTCCGAGAGGAACTTGCCAGCGGACTGGTACTGACAAGAGGCCAGGAACGCTGCATCTACGTCTTCAGTGAGCGGGAATTCGAACGGATTCACGAGCAAATGCGGGAGGCGCCCATCTCCTCCAAGCAGACTCGTGACTACATCCGGGTTTTTCTCTCTGGAGCCTCGGACGAGGTACCTGACAAGCAGGGGCGCGTGACTATTCCTCCCGCACTCCGGGCGTACGCAGGTCTTGGCAGGGAGCTCGCCGTAATCGGCGCCGGCTCCCGGGCAGAGATCTGGGACGCCCAGGCCTGGAACGAGTACCTGGCGGAAAAGGAAACCTCCTTCTCCGAAACCGACGACGCAATCCCGGGAATCTTTTGA
- the rsmH gene encoding 16S rRNA (cytosine(1402)-N(4))-methyltransferase RsmH has translation MSDPNQPKPTSERHVPVLKDRCINLLAPGIEAALRRGETPVVIDATLGMGGHSEALLQRFPDLHLVGIDRDEEALALAGERLKPFAGRTDLVHAVYDEIPDVLRDLGITEVHGVLMDLGVSSLQLDERERGFAYSFDAPLDMRMDTSRGQTAADVVNNYSEEDLVRIIRKWGEEKFAGRIANRIVAARDAKPFTTTGELVDTIRAVVPAGAAKTGGHPAKRTFQALRIEVNEELDVLERAVPAAVDALAMGGRVVVMSYHSLEDKIVKKVFQAGSKSSAPLGFPVELEEHKPELKTLTKGTEVPTADEIAENPRAASARLRAVERIRARRAA, from the coding sequence ATGAGCGATCCCAACCAGCCAAAGCCCACGTCCGAACGCCATGTACCGGTCCTCAAGGACCGGTGCATCAATTTGTTGGCCCCTGGAATAGAAGCAGCCCTCCGCCGCGGCGAGACGCCAGTGGTCATCGACGCGACCCTGGGAATGGGCGGGCACTCGGAAGCCCTGCTCCAGCGGTTTCCGGACCTCCACCTGGTCGGGATCGACCGCGACGAAGAAGCGCTGGCGCTGGCCGGCGAGCGTCTGAAGCCTTTTGCCGGCCGCACGGACCTGGTTCACGCCGTTTACGACGAAATACCTGACGTTCTCCGGGACCTTGGCATCACGGAGGTTCACGGCGTCCTCATGGACCTGGGAGTTTCATCCCTGCAGCTGGACGAGCGCGAACGCGGTTTTGCCTATTCCTTTGATGCACCCTTGGACATGCGGATGGACACCAGCCGCGGGCAGACGGCCGCGGACGTCGTGAACAACTACAGCGAAGAGGACCTGGTCCGCATCATCCGCAAATGGGGTGAGGAGAAGTTCGCCGGCAGGATCGCCAACCGCATCGTGGCCGCGCGTGATGCAAAACCATTCACCACAACCGGCGAACTGGTTGACACCATCCGTGCCGTGGTTCCGGCCGGGGCGGCAAAGACCGGCGGACACCCGGCCAAGCGGACCTTCCAGGCCCTGCGGATCGAAGTCAACGAAGAACTCGATGTCCTGGAACGCGCCGTTCCCGCTGCCGTGGACGCGCTGGCGATGGGCGGCCGTGTTGTGGTCATGTCCTACCACTCGCTGGAGGACAAGATCGTCAAGAAGGTCTTCCAAGCCGGCTCCAAGTCGTCCGCGCCGCTGGGGTTCCCGGTGGAACTGGAAGAGCACAAGCCCGAACTCAAGACCCTGACTAAGGGCACCGAGGTGCCCACCGCCGATGAGATCGCCGAGAACCCACGCGCAGCGTCCGCCCGGTTGCGTGCAGTTGAACGAATCAGAGCCAGGAGGGCCGCATGA